A window of Miscanthus floridulus cultivar M001 chromosome 12, ASM1932011v1, whole genome shotgun sequence genomic DNA:
gttatgctgacactcgaagaagggaattgatttttgaaataggggattatgtttatctaaaggtgtcacctatgagaagtgtgagaaggtttaacatgaaaggaaaattagcaccaaggtatattggacctttcaagattttagagagacgtggagaagtagcttatcagttgaaattgcctgagagtttgtcaggtgtacatacTGTTCTATGTGCCTCAATTAAAGAAGTATTTGCGTGTACCAAAGGAGCAGATACCATTGGAagagcttatagttaaggaagatcttacatatgaggaatttctgataaagattttggagacggcagaaagagttataaggagccgagttataaaaatgtgtaaggttcagtggaattggtatacagaagatgaggctacttaggaaagagaagaggatctgagaaaaacatacccacaactttttgagtaagcatcgttcgaatctcgaggacgagatttatTTTAAGggaggtagaattgtaacaccctaaaatttgcaatattttaaaataggagaatttgatttattatacatttttgtgggcatttgaatttaggaaaataataatttaaaaaaatcaaatataaggttacctATATGCATGtgtattcatgctgctgcatagtatttttgaattgtgtgattgaaatcaaatttcaaattattttggatttgcattcaaaacttgtttgaaaattagtttagaaaatggaaaagtatttttttctcttctttccccTGAATTCGGCCCGCCGTAGCTGGTTGTCTTGCTTTCCTTGGCCTGCTGGCCAGTCGCTCCTTTTCTCCTCCCCGCTAGGGCCGAAGCCGCGCCGACCCATCTTTCGCGCCGCCCGCTCTGCAGTGGCTCAGCCGAACGCACCAGCCCAGCTAGACGTCGTGCCGCGCTTCCTCTCCCTGCTCCGCTGATAGCGCTGGCCCCCCTGTtaggtcttcttcctcctctatcTTGTGTTCACCTCGGACACCTCCGCATCGCCGCCGTTCATGTTCGTTATGCGTGGGTGCCGTGTCGCCCACGTCTCCGCGCCCTTAAATAGTCGCCCGAGCTTGCGCCGCCTCCCTATCCCACCTTGCAGCGAGATTTTCGTCCCTACGCAAGCTCACAACCGCCTAACCTAAGCACCACCATGTGAGCTGGCCGCCTCGTCGAGCCCCGCACCTGTCGTTCCTTCTCCGCCACCGAGGTAACCCTAGGTGAGACCGTCGTCGCCCCCTCTTTCTCCCGGACCGTCCCATTCAAAAAAACATGCTCCGTAGGCCCTAAATGAATGTCATCGGCGAGCTTCCTATGTTCGCCCATGGCGTCGCCGTCACCCACCTCGCCGCCGGCCACCTTCCCCCGCCCGATCCAATCACGGCCGTCCAACTCTAATCCAACGGCCCAAGATCAAAGTTACCCCTTCGCTGCGAGATTTACAAAAAACCCCTTATAAATATTTGAggcttaacccgcagtccaaacgTCTTTCCTGatttcattttcttcttttgaaagcgtactttgtttcggttagattgaaaatacgtttttagctatttatagttttgccactagatttgtttaggccataacttttttgttttaactccgattcgatccgttcaacttgtgttaggttcgtaatttcataacctacatgttcatactactgttaagttgcttttcaacttttaaaattcgaggttagatttaatctattattttactatagaaaatcttgtttaattcataactacttcgttttagctctgatttttgtgatcttcgcgtttgtgtggtcgtagcgagacgtagattcattttacaaacttttcgtcttgattttatgctgattggtgtaTTATTCtgatctatagcttttgtttgctatgcatgattgtatggatgcctgCGTGGTGCTGTTTGACCTCAAGTAGAtagtgagttttgtgttggtgatctaGAACAATTTTTTGAAGATCAAGACTAGCAAcgatactttgaattaaggcaagtataatatgagacTCCTTGTTATATATTTACTTTAATGCAATCTctattcatatgcatatgttaatgaattGCTTAGAGTCTACTTGCCTTGATAATGATTATCCtatccttgatttacctatgggttttgcatgtgggtagtatgttTAGTTTGCTTCAAccaatattgattaaagaatacaattaaagatatatgcaatatggtattaaaagatgctttttagcaatagaaaccaagggggctagagcattggacctttttcttatggtgctctagtttctctctataaggactcatctttaagtgacaacccaggACTTACAATACAACCATGAGGACCATATGACTCTGATCTTAGttcagtaccttgctctttctagtttgtatcagtttaccgaaagggcaagaggggcataccaggcttgatatgggcctcatccctagggtgtgtactatgctgcgtgtataagtgccacttttggagatgactccataacacttgggagatggaatctttagcggctgctccttattagaatgactgatgaaaagcttcgtagtgtacctTGTCTACTCACCTTGAAagtattttgggagtaattaatccAGGCATATGGGCAACATGtctcgtggtgaaagtgtacaacctatgtagagtgtaaaactggtatattagtcaTGCACACGGTCACAAGCGGCATGAATCCTTATtgaatagttggttacttggATGGTTTGGGTTATAATTAAAATAgctgatatctctaattattcatatttgggagcttaagcatagcTTAGaaacttatgattaataataaaatatgatcaactaaaagtgcttaccataGTTCAGCCGTGtccagccttttgagcctgcatcccctcatgttatgcttgctaagcggtagtagcttacgcttgtttcTTTTCAATAATTtggcaaaatcccggatgggttcCAGATGAAGGTTCTTTAGTGGAGTTTTTCAAGAgatgttaggcttgtgatcaaccagttgatgATTCCTGTGGTGTTGGAGGCCTCGCCAAAAGATCAGAGTTATAGTATATACTGTAAAGTAAAACTACGTCTTTTGTAACAAATATTTGTGCGCTAAATATTtaaggcattgtctttgatattacccctttatttgtagttatatgtgTGAATTGTATTTCTGGacacacatatggtgtgtatctggttttatccttaaaaccaggtgctagaATAACCCAAATCTAAGTATCCTCTCCTAGAGACTTATTCATAGAAAGAGTTGTTTTTTGGATTTTGTtattggagaagaccaaaaataccCAAATGACAAATCTGTCTTTTTTATTTTAGGTCGCGGTTGTTGAAGACGGTCTAAGGAGACAGAAATTTCTTGTTGACGTACATCTACATGACACTGCCGAAGACCTGGACAACGGGCCACGTTTAGTTCcttcccctaaagtttactccctattCCGTCGATTGTTTGGACACATgcgtggagtattaaatatagactaaaaaataactaattgcacagtttgtgattaatttacgagacgaatcttttaagcctaattagtttatgatttgacaatgtggtgctacagtaatacatgtgctaatgacggattaattaggcttaataaattcatcaagTGGATTCTATAAttgattttttattagtatccaaacaccccatacTCACATGTCACATCATATGACACCAAAAACTTTACGCCAAAACTTAAACAAGGCCTAGACGAACGAAGAGCCTTAAAAAAAATTTATCAATCAGCTTATCGGTtataatctacagtatttttctctcataataaatcaactTCAATCAATTTATCAGCCGCCTTTAATACTAGGTCAATAGACCGCCTTTATACAAGCCCAATAGACCCTTCGTCCACGGTAAGAGCAATAAAACGACTGGTGCTGCGCCCGCGCTCCCACTGCCCGGTCAGGTTCAGGTCAGGTGCCACCCTACCTGACCCACCCGCCTGCCGCAATGCCGCGTCCCGGCGTTAAAAACGCACAAGCGCCCCCGCCCAGTCATTAGTGCGCCGCGGCCGCGCGCTCCCTCCCCTCTTCGGTTCTTCCCTCCTGCCGCTCGCTTTTCGGGATTTCATTTCGTTTCGTTTCACTCGAGGGCGGGCGGCCGGGCGAGAGAGAGGCCGGCGCGCGTGGGAGCGGGGGCTGGATTTGCGCGTCGTGTACTGAGCGCCCCATGTGACAGGTCGCTCGCTTGCCCCcgccgctccctccctccctcctcccgcAAAGCAACCGCAACGCGCCGAGCGGGGTCCCCGGCCAGCCAAACCCTCCCTCCCACCCCAAAAAGCCGAGGCAGCGAGCGGGcgggcggaaaaggctagtgcgCGCTCGTGCTCGTGCTCCCCGACCAGACTAGACTAGACCAGCGCCGCGCTAGCGGCAGCAAGGCGAGTGGCGAGGCGATGCTCGCCCGCCGATCTACTACTACAGCCGCTGCCGCcgcggccgtcgccgccgccgccgggatcTGGCTGTGATTAATAAGGATGTCGTCGGCGTCGCGGAGCGGGAGGAGTCGGACCGGGAGCGTGGCGCTCGGGGACCTTCTGTGGCGGGAGGCGTCGGCGGAACGGGCTGCGCTgggaggcggcgacggcgagcgggAGCGGCGGCCCTCGGTCGCGGCGGGGCAGGCCTGCCGGGCGAAGAAGGGCGAGGACTTCGCGCTGCTCAAGCTCGCCTGCGAGCGGCGCCCCGGCGTGCCGTCCACCTCCTTCTCCGCCTTCGCCGTAAgcgccccccacccacccacctccCTCCCTCGACCCGTCTTCCATGCCCCAATGGttggtagtagtatgctactgtgGTCCGGCTTCGTTCTGAGAGGGCGCGCCCCGCTGGTGTTTGGTCTCGTTCGCTCTCGCAGCTGTTCGATGGGCACAACGGGAGCGCCGCCGCGGTGTACGCCAAGGAGCACCTCCTCGGCAACGTGCTCGGCTGCGTCCCGACCGATCTGACCAGGGACGAGTGGCTCGCCGCGCTCCCAAGGGCGCTCGTCGCGGGGTTCGTCAAGACCGACAAGGATTTCCAAACGAAAGGTAACGGGAATTCCTTCCATTCATGGAACTAAATTGATTGGTGCCTGCCCTCCCTAGCAACTATAGCAAGTACTACTCCACCATACTACGAGTTGAGTAGAGTACCAGCACATCTGTTGCCCAACCTGGCATCTCTATGGCCAGGCGGTAGGTGATTGTTTCAAATTGACCGTGTAAAATGGTTCGGTGGTACACCTGCAGTAAGTTGGTACAAGAGCACGACTAGCTGAGTAGAGTACCAGCACATCTGTTGCTCAACCTGGCATCTCTATGGCCAGGCGTTAGGTGATTGTTTCAAATTGACCGTGTAAATGGTTTGGTGGTACACCTGCAGTAGTTGGTGGTACAAGGGCTGACCCGTTTGCCTGTTCCTTGTTCATTTTTCAGCTCATTCTTCCGGGACAACCGTGACGCTTGCGATAATTGATGGCTCCGTTGTAACTGTTGCATCCGTCGGTGATTCACGTTGTGTCCTTGAAGCTGAGGGATCCATCTACTATTTGTCGGCCGACCATCGCTTTGACGCTAATGAAGAGGAGTAAGACCGCTTTCTCATAGCATACTGTTGTTCTATAGTTGGTTACACGTTTGGCTCTTCTCACTTGTTAGTTTTTGATTTGTAGGGTTGGACGTGTAACCGAATGCGGAGGTGAAGTTGGAAGGCTAAATGTCGTTGGTGGTGCTGAGGTTGCTCTTTGCCTTTTCACTCACTCCAAAGTTTTCCATTTAATTTATGCAGCTGGTAGCCAAACAAAAAAGAGATTTCTTTATTATTGAAAAACAGCTAACGTGCTTTTTCCCCTTGTTTTTCGGTGCAATATTTAATACTATTTTTGTTAAAGTTCCTGAGGCTGTTAACTAAAGGTGTTTTTTTTTGTTCCGAAAAAAGGTTTTGGCAGTTTGCTGCCTGTCTGACTGATTTGGTGTATAGCAAGCTATTAGATGTATAGTATTTTCATTGGGTAAGTGGGGCTTTAAGTCGTGCTAGATGGCAGCTTAGCTGGATAGAGCTCTTGGATTGACTGAGAAATTATGCTTGTGTAACTAGCCACCAACTCCCAATTCtgcttatttttattattttaattATGAGACTGATGTATCAAACTGTATGAGAGTACCAGCTTGAACATTTTAATACCTGTTGTATGTTGGACATCTTCCATAGGTTTTCCTGTAGAGTCCTATCTTTTGGTTTGTAGATGTGATTCACACCCTCTTTTGATCCTTAATTCGTTTTCTTATCCATCCAGATTGGTCCCCTTAGATGTTGGCCAGGTGGTCTATGCCTCTCAAGGTCGATTGGTGATCAGGACGTAGGTGAATTTATCATTCCGGTTCCTTATGTGAAGCAAATTAAGGTACACTGTTGGAAAGTCACTTTACACCATTTCTGGAGAAAACTGAATTGTAAACTCTCACTGTAGCGATATCACATTCAAGTACCAGAAGTTGTGCTGTTTGAATATTCTCATTATCATAATCATCTGAATTTTCTGTCGTTATATGAGCCTACCCTTGTAAACTAGCTCTAATGTTTGAGGCCAAACTGTATTATATACTGTACCTGTTACCTGACTATTCAGATGATACATCACTTTGTCTAGACATATATTTTCCAGTATTTATAAACTGACTGCCAGATTTCGTTCTTATTTCCTTTGTTTGCAAAGTTTGCTCATTGTTATAC
This region includes:
- the LOC136495460 gene encoding probable protein phosphatase 2C 40 — protein: MSSASRSGRSRTGSVALGDLLWREASAERAALGGGDGERERRPSVAAGQACRAKKGEDFALLKLACERRPGVPSTSFSAFALFDGHNGSAAAVYAKEHLLGNVLGCVPTDLTRDEWLAALPRALVAGFVKTDKDFQTKAHSSGTTVTLAIIDGSVVTVASVGDSRCVLEAEGSIYYLSADHRFDANEEEVGRVTECGGEVGRLNVVGGAEIGPLRCWPGGLCLSRSIGDQDVGEFIIPVPYVKQIKLSNAGGRLIISSDGVWDALTAEVAFRCARGLPPEAAAEQIVKEAVESKGLRDDTTCIVIDVIPPEKPKCTIESPKTPGKGLVLLKKFFLRKTLSDSLSLADKDNYPEPDLVEEVFEDGCPSLSRRLNSEYPVRDMFKLFACAICQIDLESGQGISIHEGLSKPGKLRPWDGPFLCHSCQEKKEAMEGKRHSRDSSSRNSGSSE